One segment of Stomatobaculum sp. F0698 DNA contains the following:
- a CDS encoding IreB family regulatory phosphoprotein: MSENLHDTQFFQTVQENKMDVSQVLELVYDALSEKGYNPVNQIVGYVMSGDPTYITSHKSARSLIMKVERDDILELLLSYYIKNKIDRR, encoded by the coding sequence ATGAGTGAAAACTTGCACGACACACAGTTTTTTCAGACGGTACAGGAGAATAAGATGGATGTCAGCCAGGTCTTAGAGCTGGTCTATGATGCGTTGTCTGAAAAAGGATACAATCCGGTCAATCAGATCGTGGGTTATGTGATGAGCGGAGATCCGACCTATATCACAAGCCATAAGAGTGCGCGCAGTTTAATCATGAAGGTTGAGCGCGATGATATTTTGGAGCTCCTGCTGAGCTACTACATCAAGAATAAAATCGATCGTCGCTGA
- the thiI gene encoding tRNA uracil 4-sulfurtransferase ThiI gives MEYKSFLVKYGEIGVKGKNRYKFEDALVRQLGFALKKLDCEFNIVKEHGRIYVDMTGPYDYEDTVAALQRVFGVVSICPVIRLNDSAYETIVAESVRFLKEISAGTEQSFKVFTRRIDKSYPGTSEEISASLGGVILEACPNLRVDVRNPELKFNVEIRNEGVLLYALSIPGPGGMPVGTAGKAMLLLSGGIDSPVAGYMIAKRGVCLEATYFHAPPYTSERAKQKVVDLARILARYAGPVRLHIVNFTDIQLYIYEKCPREELTIIMRRYMMRIAESIAKKNGAMALVTGESIGQVASQTVPSLLSTNEVCTLPVFRPLIGFDKQEIIERAEKMDSYETSILPYEDCCTIFVAKHPVTNPELSRIKKSEERLSERIEELVETALETEELVLCEA, from the coding sequence ATGGAGTATAAGTCTTTTTTGGTAAAATACGGCGAGATCGGCGTCAAGGGCAAGAACCGCTATAAATTCGAGGACGCGCTGGTGCGTCAGCTCGGTTTTGCACTGAAAAAGCTCGACTGCGAATTCAATATCGTGAAGGAGCACGGCCGCATCTATGTGGACATGACGGGGCCCTATGACTACGAGGATACAGTCGCTGCCCTGCAGCGTGTCTTCGGCGTGGTGTCGATCTGCCCGGTGATACGACTGAACGACAGCGCTTACGAGACCATTGTGGCCGAGTCCGTGCGTTTTCTGAAAGAAATCAGCGCGGGGACAGAGCAGAGCTTCAAGGTCTTTACGCGGCGCATCGACAAGTCCTATCCCGGCACTTCGGAGGAAATCAGCGCGTCGCTCGGCGGTGTAATTCTGGAGGCCTGCCCGAATCTGCGTGTGGATGTCAGAAACCCGGAACTCAAGTTCAATGTCGAGATTCGGAACGAGGGTGTGCTGCTCTATGCACTTTCCATCCCCGGCCCCGGCGGCATGCCGGTCGGCACGGCGGGCAAGGCCATGCTGCTCTTATCGGGCGGCATCGACTCTCCGGTTGCGGGCTATATGATCGCAAAGCGCGGCGTCTGTCTGGAGGCGACCTACTTCCACGCACCGCCCTATACCTCGGAGCGCGCGAAGCAGAAGGTTGTGGATTTGGCGCGCATACTGGCGCGCTATGCGGGCCCGGTGCGTCTGCACATTGTGAACTTCACGGACATTCAGCTCTATATTTACGAGAAGTGCCCGCGCGAGGAACTCACGATTATTATGCGCCGCTATATGATGCGCATTGCGGAGAGCATCGCGAAGAAGAACGGCGCAATGGCGCTCGTCACCGGCGAGAGCATAGGGCAGGTCGCAAGCCAGACCGTTCCGTCCCTGCTCTCGACCAACGAAGTCTGCACCCTCCCGGTGTTCCGCCCGCTGATCGGCTTTGACAAGCAGGAGATCATAGAGCGCGCGGAGAAGATGGACAGCTACGAGACTTCGATACTCCCCTATGAGGACTGCTGCACCATTTTTGTCGCGAAGCACCCGGTCACGAATCCCGAGCTCTCGCGCATCAAAAAATCTGAGGAGAGACTCAGCGAGCGGATTGAGGAACTCGTCGAGACCGCCCTCGAAACCGAGGAGCTTGTGCTCTGCGAGGCATAA
- a CDS encoding HPr family phosphocarrier protein yields the protein MQTVKISLDSIEKVKSFVNTIARFDADFDLVSGRYVIDAKSIMGIFSLDLSNPITLNIHGNESMDTILEALKPYIIE from the coding sequence ATGCAAACTGTCAAGATTTCTTTGGACTCCATCGAAAAGGTGAAGTCCTTCGTCAATACCATTGCCCGCTTCGACGCAGACTTTGATCTCGTGTCCGGCCGCTATGTGATCGACGCGAAGTCGATTATGGGAATCTTCAGCCTGGATCTCTCGAACCCGATTACCCTGAACATCCATGGCAACGAGTCGATGGACACGATTTTAGAGGCGCTTAAGCCCTATATCATTGAGTAA
- the ruvX gene encoding Holliday junction resolvase RuvX, whose protein sequence is MPLMGLDYGAKTVGVAVSDGLGLAAQPLETIWRDSEKKLRKTLQRLEAIVAERGITRIVLGHPSHLDGTEGERVAFCTQFKEKLELRTGLPVVWQDEWLTTAEAEERLEERGIPRAERKQYLDKLAAAIILQEYMDAHPEER, encoded by the coding sequence TTGCCATTGATGGGATTGGACTACGGTGCGAAGACCGTGGGCGTTGCCGTGAGTGACGGACTCGGACTCGCGGCGCAGCCGCTTGAAACCATATGGAGGGATTCGGAGAAGAAGCTCCGAAAGACTTTACAGCGCCTGGAGGCCATCGTCGCCGAGCGCGGCATCACCCGCATTGTGCTCGGGCATCCCTCGCATCTCGACGGCACGGAGGGGGAGCGCGTCGCTTTTTGTACTCAATTTAAGGAGAAACTGGAACTTCGCACCGGTTTGCCCGTCGTCTGGCAGGATGAGTGGCTCACGACGGCCGAAGCGGAAGAGCGCCTCGAGGAAAGAGGCATTCCGCGCGCGGAGCGGAAGCAATATCTGGACAAACTGGCTGCTGCGATTATTCTGCAGGAATACATGGATGCGCACCCCGAGGAGCGCTGA
- a CDS encoding cysteine desulfurase family protein has translation MEIYFDNAATTRLSARAAARMERVAREHYGNASSLHLAGLRAEEELKAAAEEIAKTLKAEPRELIFTSGGTESDNLAILGTARSRKGYGRHLITSAVEHPAVLESMRFLEEQGFTLTVLPVDASGKISLAALEAAIRKDTILVSLMYVNNEIGAIQPIAEAAALIHRLNPDCYFHVDAVQAYGKFELYPKRLGIDMMSVSSHKIEGPKGVGFLYVNRRVSLKPASFGGGQQGGLRSGTLNVPGIAGMAEAARAAYEDFEAKRERLLRVKNRILAGATELPGVRANSAPGMDSAPQILSLSVEGVRAEVLLHALEAEGVYVSSGSACSSNHPGISATLKGIGLPAKLLDSTVRLSFSAENTEEEAERFLELFRQTVSKLRQFKR, from the coding sequence ATGGAAATATATTTTGACAATGCGGCGACGACGCGCCTCTCCGCGCGCGCCGCGGCGCGAATGGAACGGGTGGCACGGGAGCACTACGGCAACGCTTCCTCCCTGCACTTGGCGGGGCTTCGCGCGGAGGAAGAGCTGAAGGCGGCGGCCGAGGAAATCGCAAAGACCCTGAAGGCCGAGCCGCGGGAACTCATCTTCACTTCGGGCGGAACCGAGTCGGATAACTTAGCGATACTCGGAACCGCACGGAGCAGAAAGGGCTACGGGCGGCATCTCATCACGAGCGCGGTCGAGCATCCGGCGGTGCTCGAGTCCATGCGCTTTCTTGAGGAACAGGGCTTTACCCTTACCGTGCTGCCGGTCGACGCGAGCGGAAAAATCTCGCTTGCGGCGCTGGAGGCTGCGATACGGAAGGATACCATCTTAGTCTCCCTCATGTATGTGAACAACGAAATCGGTGCAATTCAGCCGATTGCGGAGGCGGCGGCTCTCATTCACCGCCTGAATCCGGACTGCTATTTCCACGTGGATGCCGTGCAGGCCTACGGAAAATTCGAACTTTACCCGAAGCGCCTCGGCATCGATATGATGAGCGTGAGCAGCCATAAAATCGAAGGGCCGAAGGGCGTCGGCTTTCTATATGTGAACCGCCGCGTCTCGCTGAAACCCGCGAGTTTCGGCGGCGGCCAGCAGGGCGGCCTTCGGAGCGGCACCCTCAATGTGCCCGGCATCGCCGGCATGGCGGAGGCGGCACGCGCGGCCTATGAGGACTTTGAAGCAAAACGGGAGCGTCTGCTCCGCGTCAAGAACAGAATCCTTGCGGGCGCTACGGAGCTCCCGGGCGTGCGCGCAAACAGTGCGCCCGGCATGGACTCGGCACCGCAGATTCTAAGCCTCTCGGTGGAGGGCGTGCGCGCGGAGGTCTTACTGCATGCCTTGGAGGCCGAGGGAGTCTATGTGTCGAGCGGTTCGGCCTGCTCGTCCAATCATCCCGGCATTTCCGCGACCCTAAAGGGCATAGGACTTCCGGCGAAACTCCTGGATTCGACGGTGCGCCTCAGCTTCTCCGCGGAGAATACCGAGGAAGAGGCAGAGCGATTTTTAGAGCTGTTCCGGCAGACAGTGTCGAAACTGCGTCAATTCAAACGGTGA
- a CDS encoding DUF1292 domain-containing protein codes for MDEEKKEREAFAAAPLVVKDENGEDVTLYILEETKLNGCYYILAADSEEEDGECYLLKDVSGEDEEEAVYEFVENEDEAEHMLRVFQALLEEDGAEVDLRSE; via the coding sequence ATGGACGAAGAAAAGAAGGAGCGGGAGGCCTTTGCGGCGGCACCGCTGGTGGTGAAGGATGAGAACGGCGAGGATGTGACGCTCTATATCCTCGAGGAGACCAAGTTAAACGGTTGCTACTATATTCTGGCGGCGGACAGCGAGGAAGAGGACGGCGAGTGCTATCTCTTAAAGGATGTGTCCGGCGAGGACGAAGAAGAAGCTGTCTACGAGTTTGTGGAAAACGAAGACGAGGCAGAGCACATGCTCCGCGTCTTTCAGGCCCTCCTCGAGGAGGACGGCGCCGAGGTGGATCTGAGAAGCGAGTGA
- the mtaB gene encoding tRNA (N(6)-L-threonylcarbamoyladenosine(37)-C(2))-methylthiotransferase MtaB, with protein sequence MRTAAFHTLGCKVNAYETEAMEQALLAAGYELRSFEEAADVYIINTCSVTNIADRKSRQMLHRAKSLNPGAVVVAAGCYAQAAAESLKEDGSVDLVLGNQEKKDLVRILEAYFSEEAAPAVHVGDMREAKRYEDLSANRSEEHTRAFLKVQDGCNQYCSYCIIPFLRGNIRSRRPGEVRREAERLAANGVRELVLTGIHLSSYGRDFKNAEEREDFGDGAANLLELLTLLDSVEGIERLRIGSLEPKIATPAFATGLSKLKHFCPHFHLSLQSGSNATLKRMGRRYTAEEFREGVHALRAVFPDAAMTTDVIVGFPGESEEAFSESFAFISEIAFYETHIFPYSKRAGTKAATMPGQLAGAVKKERAARLQSLNAERQREFRARRLGSVQEMLSEEIAEINGERYLIGNSREYVKLAVPLTALSEAPETNCLYRGRAERFLDSEILLLTNVSKT encoded by the coding sequence ATGAGAACAGCGGCATTTCACACGCTGGGATGTAAGGTAAACGCCTACGAGACCGAGGCCATGGAACAGGCGCTGCTCGCCGCGGGCTACGAACTCCGCTCCTTTGAAGAGGCGGCGGATGTATACATCATCAACACCTGTTCGGTGACAAACATCGCGGATCGGAAATCGCGGCAGATGTTGCACCGCGCGAAGAGCTTAAATCCCGGAGCTGTTGTGGTCGCGGCGGGCTGCTACGCGCAGGCGGCGGCGGAGAGCCTGAAAGAAGACGGGAGCGTGGATTTGGTGCTCGGGAATCAGGAGAAAAAGGACCTGGTGCGCATACTCGAGGCCTATTTTTCCGAGGAGGCGGCGCCTGCCGTTCATGTCGGTGACATGCGGGAGGCAAAGCGCTACGAGGACCTATCGGCAAATCGGAGTGAAGAGCATACCCGCGCATTCTTAAAGGTGCAGGACGGCTGCAACCAGTACTGCTCTTATTGCATTATCCCCTTTCTTCGCGGCAACATACGCTCCCGTCGCCCGGGGGAGGTGAGAAGGGAGGCAGAGCGTCTCGCCGCAAACGGTGTGCGGGAACTTGTGCTGACCGGCATCCACCTCTCTTCCTACGGGCGGGATTTTAAGAATGCGGAGGAGCGGGAAGATTTCGGCGACGGCGCGGCAAATCTTCTGGAGCTTTTGACCCTTCTTGACAGCGTCGAGGGCATAGAGCGGCTTCGCATCGGCTCCCTCGAGCCGAAGATTGCGACCCCGGCGTTTGCGACGGGACTTTCGAAGCTGAAGCACTTCTGTCCCCACTTCCACCTCTCTCTCCAGAGCGGTAGCAATGCGACTTTAAAACGCATGGGCCGCCGCTATACGGCGGAGGAATTCAGAGAGGGGGTTCATGCGCTCCGCGCGGTCTTCCCGGATGCCGCGATGACCACGGATGTGATTGTCGGTTTTCCGGGGGAGAGTGAAGAGGCGTTTTCGGAGAGCTTTGCGTTTATCTCGGAAATCGCGTTCTACGAGACCCACATCTTCCCTTATTCCAAGCGCGCGGGAACCAAGGCTGCGACCATGCCCGGGCAGCTTGCGGGCGCGGTCAAAAAGGAGCGCGCGGCGCGCCTGCAGTCGCTGAACGCAGAGCGACAGCGGGAGTTCCGTGCGCGGCGGCTCGGGAGCGTTCAGGAAATGTTATCGGAGGAAATCGCGGAGATAAACGGAGAGCGCTATCTCATCGGCAACAGCCGGGAATATGTGAAGCTCGCCGTCCCGCTCACAGCGCTCTCCGAAGCGCCCGAGACCAATTGTCTCTACCGCGGAAGGGCGGAGCGCTTTCTCGACTCCGAAATACTTCTTCTGACAAACGTAAGCAAAACGTAA